A window from Centropristis striata isolate RG_2023a ecotype Rhode Island chromosome 2, C.striata_1.0, whole genome shotgun sequence encodes these proteins:
- the LOC131983695 gene encoding RING finger protein 148-like, whose protein sequence is MGKKTQHCLLLLLCLSGLVHYSTAFVFWTAVVEISYVSNNKTVDKYCECGVYGRNSLVEKTSGIVTLPRGDPKGCGPDPVYNRNSSSPPWIALVKRGNCTFSEKINAARRQGAAGVVVYNVDGSGNSTTHMAHSDADEIVAIMIGNFQGMEVVRLVKNGTEVKMLIDVGSPHGPWMDTYWLYFLSIAFFIVTAASIAYFVFISANRIYNLSRHRRSERKLKSEAKKAIGRLQVRTLKTGDEETTCDSNICAVCIENYKAGEVVTVLTCDHIFHKACIEPWLLEKRTCPMCKCDILKALGVEEDSKETLSAEAPPDVTVVTVTGGEAMYEVPLTDPTSSDPERHQHRYDNRAFEGEAVAERR, encoded by the coding sequence ATGGGTAAGAAGACACAACACTGTCTGCTGcttttgctgtgtttgtcaGGGCTTGTTCACTATTCAACAGCCTTCGTGTTTTGGACAGCTGTGGTGGAAATAAGCTATGTGAGCAACAATAAGACTGTGGACAAATACTGTGAGTGTGGGGTGTATGGCCGTAACTCTCTGGTGGAGAAAACCTCGGGTATTGTTACGCTTCCCAGGGGAGACCCCAAAGGCTGTGGCCCAGATCCAGTATACAACCGCAATTCCAGCTCACCGCCTTGGATAGCCCTGGTGAAAAGGGGCAACTGCACCTTCAGTGAGAAGATCAATGCTGCCAGACGTCAGGGAGCAGCTGGTGTGGTGGTGTATAACGTGGATGGCAGTGGCAACAGCACCACTCACATGGCACACTCGGACGCAGATGAAATTGTCGCTATCATGATTGGCAACTTTCAGGGCATGGAGGTTGTCAGGTTGGTGAAGAATGGGACTGAAGTCAAGATGCTCATTGATGTCGGCAGCCCTCATGGACCCTGGATGGACACATACTGGCTTTACTTCCTGTCCATCGCCTTCTTCATTGTGACAGCAGCCTCCATCGCCTACTTTGTGTTTATCAGTGCAAATCGCATCTACAACCTGAGTAGGCACAGGCGCTCTGAGAGGAAGCTGAAGTCAGAGGCTAAGAAGGCGATCGGGCGCCTACAAGTGCGCACACTCAAGACGGGGGATGAGGAAACCACCTGCGACTCCAACATATGTGCTGTTTGTATTGAAAACTACAAGGCAGGGGAGGTGGTGACAGTGCTGACATGTGACCACATCTTCCACAAAGCCTGCATCGAGCCCTGGCTGCTGGAGAAGAGGACCTGCCCCATGTGTAAGTGCGACATCCTGAAGGCCCTGGGAGTTGAGGAGGACTCGAAAGAAACCCTTTCCGCCGAGGCGCCACCAGATGTCACTGTGGTCACAGTGACGGGAGGAGAGGCCATGTATGAAGTCCCACTGACCGACCCAACGAGCTCTGACCCAGAGAGACATCAGCATCGCTATGACAACAGGGCCTTCGAGGGAGAAGCTGTGGCGGAGAGAAGatga